The Bacillus sp. NEB1478 genome contains the following window.
GTTTCATACAATTAAGATGCTTCATATTATAGTGTAAAGTTGGCCAGGCTTTACAGCTATGGCTGGCTTTTTTAAATGGAAGTTGGTGAACGATTTTGAAAAACGTTGTAAAACATGTTGTTTCCTTTATCGTGTCCGACTCTGAACTGTTCGCTTCTTTTTGGAACATTGTCTTTCCTTATCATTGAGAAGCCTTCACCTTTGAGGTGCTGGATAATCTGCAGGAACTATTTTTGAGCCTTCAAGGAAGAATTTCTCTTTGGAACCATTCAATGGGACAAAACATAAAAGAATAAAAAAGACAGGGGTCTGTCCCGGGGTCAGACCCGGGACAGACCCCTGTTACATTTTACACTTTTCAATCTCCTTGCTTTTTTGGTATCATTTTCCTTAATTATACTAGAGAGGTTGCTGTTTCTGATGAATTCACTTAAACAATCGTTTAATTACATTGCTTCTTCATATGAAAAATACCGTCCAAATTATCCGAATGAAATGTTCACCGATATCATGCAGTATGCAAACCTCGATAGAAATGACTCTCTTCTGGAGATTGGCTGCGGAACAGGTAAAGCGACAGAAGGATTTTTAAACATGGGCTATGAAAATATTACCTGTATTGAATACGGTGAAAATTTAGCAAAACTCACTAAAGAAAAATTTTTAAACTATCCAGACGTTCATGTGATTCATTCTCCTTTTGAGGGATGGGAATCGAAGGATGCTCTTTATTCACTCGCATTTTCAGGAACTGCTTTTCATTTTATTCCAGCTCAAATTGGATATCCAAAAGCAGCTTCCTGTCTAAAAGAAGATGGTGTAATCGCCTTTTTTTGGTTTGAACATGTTTCTTCCGAAGAACCTGTTTATCAAGAAATAAGTGCTATATACAAAAAACACGCCCCTCATCTGGATGACAGAGATGTACCTGCTGTAGAAGAAGTCATTGAAAACCGGAGCCTCCAAACAACGGAGTCCGAGCACTTCCATCAATTAAAAGTCCATACATACAAATGGGAACAATTATATAAACCAGAAGAATATATAGGACTACTAAACACCCATTCTGGTCATCAAGTTTTGCCAGTGGAACAAAAACAAGCCTTATACGATGGAATTGAAGAGGTTATTATGAAACACGGTGGCCAAATCACAAAACAGCATGTTGTTGCCCTATACTTAGCCCGAAAAAAGTAACGAATAAAACCAGCTAAACGGATTAACCGTTAGGCTGGTTTTTTTTTACTAAAAATCTATACCTAATGTCCTGCTATCATTTACTCTTCTTAAAAACTAGGGAACGAGTACTATTGTTTCGACATTTAAAAGGGTTTTTATCGATTAAGCTAGAATTATGGAGAAAACACAAATGAAAGGGGGAAAAGAAAAATGAGTGAAGTGATTATACGTGATTTAATTAAACGTCATTTCACCAAGAAAAACATTCATGACCCACAATTACAGCAGCTGCTGGTTCACTTACTTCTTTCAGTAAGGAAAGAAAAACATTAGCTGACAGATAGATAGATGTATGATTAATAATCACATTCAAATTATGAAAACAAGAGTACCTGGACACTCCAGTTACTCTTTTTATTTTGTTCTCCTACAAAGGACTCGGAGGTCTCATTTGCTGTGTAACGAGTTTTAAAGAGTGCATGACCGTGCTGCGTTCAAATTCACTCAAATGTGAGAAACCATCAGTTAAGCTTTCTTTCATTAAGAGGTCTATTTTCTCTGCTGTTTGTTTTCCTTTTTCGGTTAATGTTAAAAAATAGATCCTTTTGTCATCCGGGTTTGCACTTTTTTTTACGAGATCAGCTTTCATTAAGGATTGTATCTGTCTGCTGAAAGTTGTGATATCAGCCCCGATCAAATCAGCAACCTGCTGCATGGACGGCTGATTATGATGTTGAAGTTCAAAGAGAATCTGACAATGAACAAGAGATATATTCCCCTCAACTTCCTTGCAATAATTTTTCAATAAGAGATTATATTTTCTATTGATTCCGTGCAAAAGATTTCTGACCTCTTCCATACAAACACCCCTTTTCATTCACTATAAAATAAATAATTGCAAAATTCAAATAATAAAAAAGAAGATTAATTTATATTACAAAAACATTTTTATTTTTTCTGTTTTTGTGATTTTTAGGTATTTACTCCTAACAAAGTGCAAATTATCTATCTTATTAATGGTTTGTTTATTTCCATTTAGTTCAAAAGATGTACGGATGTGTATAATAAAAAGTTTTAAAATTTTACAATCGGGTAATTAAAAATATAGAGAAAAAGGAATATGACTTGGGGGTATCATCAAATATGGAAAAAGTGGAGCAGAAACGCAGTAAACTTGGCAGATGGCTCGAACGACATAATAGAGATACAGACTGGCTAATCCGCGCCTCTGGAATTGAAAGAAAAGTTGCTGAAAATTTAGCGAAAAACCCGAATAAAAACCCGAGAATGATTACCATTCGGAAAGTATTATCTGCTGTTAAAAGAGTAGATCCAACAATAAAACTAAGTGACTTATGGGATATAAAATAACCGTGTACCTTCGTAATTGAGGCGTACACGTTTTTTTTGAGAAAATGGCGGCCCCGAGAGGACTCGAACCTCCGACGCACGGTTTAGGAAACCGACGCTCTATCCACTGAGCTACGGAGCCTTGTCCCTATTTATTATAGTAATAATTACGCAAAACACAAAAAAACTGATTTCCGGCCGAAATCAGTTTCCCTTTTTATGAAGGCTATTCATCATTAATCTCATGCAATGAATCGTTGTTTTCTTATATTGAACAGCTATTAAAAGGACCTTAAGCTTTTGAAATGGATTTAACTTTTTAAAAGATGGTTCTTGTTTCAAAAACAGTTTTATGATGGATAAGCTTTTTGGTGTAAATGGCTCCAAAAATGGTAGTTGTCTGTGTTGCTCTAAGGTCTGGGAATGAAACCATTTCCGCATCCAATATTTGATCTCTGTTGTAATCTTATTCTCATCTATTATACATGGCGCGTATTTATTTTTTGTATGTTTTCGAAGATATTCGAAGCGGTCCTTTCCACTCACAATCGAATAATGACCCTTACTATTTTTTTTCACTACAATAATGTGCATGCAGTCCCACATCATATTTCTTAATTTTTTAACATGCTCAGTAACATGAACTGCAGGGTCAGGTTTGATTTTACTTAATGGCAGATACTCTACATTTAACCTCATTCGCCTCCTCCTTTTATTAAAGCTATGCAGATGATTTCGTTTTCTTAGCATTATATGTTTAAATATAGGCGTTCGGTGCAAACAAAAAAAGCCATCTTCTCAGAAACGATTACTCGACGCTCCTTGAAGACGGCTCACACAACATTATGCGGTTTTATTTTTTCTTATAAAGTTTCGGATATCTCTGTTACCAATAAATTTCTTAGACTGCTCACACCATAATTTAAAATTCAGTGATTTTAAACTTGATAATAACGTCAATGTTGGTACATCTTGAAGTCTTGGATCACTTTTATGCGCTTTTTCAAGATGATAGTTTGGAACACGTGAATTCAGGTGATGAACGTGATGAAATCCGATATTTCCTGTGAACCATTGCAGTACTTTTGGAAGCTTGTAGAAAGAACTTCCCTTCAAGGCTGCTTCAACATAGTTCCACTTTTCGTTATTCTCAAAGTAACCATCCTCAAACTGATGCTGTACATAAAAAAGCCATACGCCTGAGAATGTGGCAATATAGAATATCGGCAGTTCGACTAAAAGGAATGCTTTCCAGCCAATCGTAAATCCGACTGCCAATACAATTGAAACTAACACAACGTTTGTGATCCAAACGTGGATTCTTTCTTTTTTCGAAGCATTTTTCGCATTAAAACGGTACTCGATCAAAAAGATATATAATGGTCCAATTAAAAATAATACGATTGGGTTGCGATAAACGCGATATTGCAAACGTTTTAGCCATGATGCATCTGCATATTCCTGCAATGTCATCGTCCAAACATCACCTACACCGCGCTTTTCCAAGTTTCCGTTTGTTGCATGATGTGTCGCATGGCTGTTTTTCCACTGTTCATACGAACAAAACGTAAATAAGCCCGTAAACATGCCAACGATTTGATTCATTTTACGGCTTTTAAAGAACGAATAGTGTGTACAATCATGAAAAATGATGAATGTACGAACTAAAAAGCCAGCAGCAGGAACCGCACAAACTAATGTTAACCAAAACGATATATTTAAACTCAGATAGGCTAATACCCATAAAACTAGGAACGGCCCAACTGAATTAATCAACTGCCATACACTTGCTGATATACGCGGGCGTTCAAATGGCGCTAATTTCTTCTTCCACTCACGAATATCATACTTTGAATGTTCGTTCATTAAACCACTCTCCTCAAATTCACATCCATATCATCATAACACATATTATGTATCCGATTTCCACATATTATGGCGATTACAAAAACAATTAAATGAACAAGGTGTCTCATTAGTGCGTTTTGTCACATCACGTCGACTCGCCGATCTATCAAATAATCCGCGAGAATAAAGAAAAATCCGCAATATTATCATCAAAATTCGCGTGATTAACTCATCAAACGTGGTTGCAATTCATAAAGAAAACTTGGCTGACTCAAGCATTTTACGTCAGCCTTAGTTGCAATTATACTATCGACTTTAACGTGTTTCTGCTTTGAATTACCCTACTGCAAACAAGTTAACCTTATGATATTGCAAAAAAAGACCGAGAACTCCCTCTTTTATAGGAAGAACCCGGTCTTTATTTTATTTCTTAGCGTTAATGTACAATTTTCCTGCTGCTGTTTCGTGTGTTTCATTGCCATAGTCATCTGAAGCGATAACTTCTACAACAGCTCCTGGTGCTTTTACGTTGGATGTTGCTGTGTAGTAACCTTCATAATGCCCTTCAGACGTTTCTCGCATCGGAAGCTCCGTAGCGTTTGCCGTTATACTCGCATTTGTCAGTGGCATGTGGATTACAAATACCGCATCTAACCCTGGCTCACTGTCAAATTCAATTTTCACGGATTCACCGCTTTTCAGTTGTTTATCTGTATCAGGTTTCAAGTTTTGGACAACTGGAGCTTCGAACTTCGCATAAACCTTCACTGATTTAGAGTGGCGGTTTCCTGCCTTGTCCTGAGCTACAACTTTAATCACGTTTTCTCCTTCATCTAGCAGCATACGATGACTATAGTTGCCATCCGCATCTACCTTCGCTTTTTGTCCGTTCACTTTTACCCAATCCAGATTTGCTTCATTAACGTTGCCTTTTACAGTTACAGATTCACGATTCGTCTTCATGCCATCAGTCGGCGAAGTAATCGTTACTCTTGGTTTTGCCTGGTCAAGTGTCACCGTTACTGGTGCAGATTCATCCGTTGATCCAGACTCTGTTACCGCTTTTGCTGTTAATCGGTTAGCTCCATCATTTAGGGTAAGATCAGCTGAGAATGTACCTTCATCCGTTGTTGCAGCACTTGCTACTTCTTCACCATTGTTAAAAATTTTAACAGTTGTAGTTGGTGCTGCTGTTCCTGATACAGTTACGTTCTCATCATTTGTAAATGATCCATCGGCAGGTGAAGTAATTACTGGCGCCGTTACTTCGTAGTTCACCGTTGCGCGGATCATATAGTTTCCTTCATCCTCAGGTGATGGCGACCATGCCCCGCCTACTAACTGATAACTTCTTCCTGACCACTCGCCATCTTCATCTGTCCCAAGACCCGGAGTGTTTGGATTTGGCTGTGATTGGATGTACACCATATAGAAGTCTCCCTCTACCATGATGCCATGTTCACTTAAGTCGATATGTGTCCATTCACCATTTCGAAGTGCTGTTTCATTAAAAGGTCCTGCTAACTTTTTACCTGGTGTTCCATCTGGGCCGCTAGCGTCATACACCGCTACTTGGAAATCTGTTCCGCCTGGAATTGGCCATTCAGTATCCCAGAATCGGAATAATCCGCCTGTTACCATTGCTCTTTCATTTCCGGAAGCAAGTGACATTTTCACTGCCCAGCCATTACCTGCATCATAGAATGCACGTGCATTTTCAGCTGTACCATCATCATAGCCGATTTCTCCGGGGTATCCGATAAATGGTTTCAATGCTATGTCTTGCTCAGTATTATCTCCGCCATTGACCGTAACCGAAACTTCTTGGCTATAGTAGGATGGCGCAACAATTTTTAAAGTGTAATCTCCTTCGTAAGCAGTCATTTCATATGAACCATCTGCTGCAGTTTCGACAGGTGCCACCGCTGCATCTTCCATAAGCATAACCGTTGCCCCTGCTACTGGTTCTCCGGTTACTTGATTTGTAACCGAACCGGAAACTGTACCTTTAGGAATTTCCTCAAGTGTAAAGTTAGCTGCTGCAACACCATCGCTTTCAATATTTACAGTTTGGGAAGCTGAACGATAACCGTAAGCTTCAGCCATCACCGTAAAAGTTCCCGCAGCATGTGTCATACCGTACGATCCGTCTTGCGGATTTGTGTAAACGGATCTGCCTGTCTCAAGTACACTCACTTCAGCTTGAATCGGTAATACCATCGGTGCTGCGTTATCTTTAACAGAATCCTTTTTCAAAATCGGCTCTACCGGTAAAATCTTGGCTGGATCCACTTTCGGTTTCGCCTCAGCAGAAGCTAATTTTTCAACAGCCGGTGCTGCTGTTACTTTCGCTTTTTGTGCAGTTGATAATGGCTGACTTTGCAGTTTTACATCATCTAAATACCATCCTGCTTTTACAACAGAACCATCTGTTGTCACGTTAAATGCGATATATACACGTTGTCCTGCGTATTCGCTTAAGTTTACTTCTCCATCAATCCACCCGCCAGATGTGGAGTTAACACGAAGTTTTTGTGTCCAGTTTTCCATATCTGTTGATACAAAAACATGTCCGTAATCGTAGTTGCGCTCCAAGTCATGCCACTGCTTGAACTGTAAGTAGCTGTCTCCTTCCGGAAGGTCAACTGGAGGCATAACAAGTGTCATGTTTGCTTTATTATCGTAATTTCCATCCAGATTTGTCGCATAAACATTCGTACCAGAGTTTGCTGCCCCTGGTCCACTTGTTGGCATTCCCTTTTCCCAGCTGTTGTTTGCTCCGTAAGAGGACCATCCTGTTGCATCTCCTTCAAAATCCTCTTCATATCCTACAGAGATACCCGGCAGCAGCGATACAGTATAGTTATCCGTTGACGTTTCATTACCGCCATAATCCGTTGCTTTCCATTTGTAAACGATTTGATCGCCGTTGAGAGCAGAACCTGGCAATACTGCAGTATAAGTACCAGATTTGTAGTCTCCGCTCGTTCTTTCAGCAGCAATGTCTGTCCAGCTTCCATCTTCATTTAGGTAGCTTAATACTACAGAAGTTACGCTGATATCATCTGAAGCCTGAGCTTCTAGATTAATAGGCATTCCTTTATATGATTGTGATGGCCCTTCATGGGTGATAGAAGGCGCAACATTATCTTCACCATGTTTCGTAACCGTTCCTTCAATTCTACCTAAACCGGTAATAACAGAAGAGACGGCAGTAAAAGCATTTACCAGTCCGTGTCCATACCCATTATTAGGCGACTCAGGGAATGTGGCATCTGTTAGCGGTGTAGCTGTAGACATCAAGATTTCTTCCATCTCTTCAACTGATAAATTTGCATCTACCTGACGAAGCATAGCAGCGATCGCGGTTACGTGAGGACCTGCCATCGACGTTCCGTTCCATCCGCCTTCATAATCGCTTCCAGGTACAGATGAACGAATGTTTACCCCAGGTGCGGAAATTTCAGGTTTTGTCTCATCATATGGTGATGGACCTTGCAGTGAGAAACTCGCCAGATGATCGTTTATATCAGTTGCACCTGTTGCAAATGATTCAGGATAGTTTGCAGGGGTAGCAACAGAACCCGGTCCTCCTGGATTAAAAATGGTTGTATTTCCTGCCGAAAACTCTGGGAAGATGTCAGCCGCACGCCATGCTGCTACCATCTCTCTGTACCACTCATCGAGTCCTGGTCCGCCGCCCCATGAGTTATTCACGACGTCTGGCGCTTTTTCCGGATGGGGATTTCCTTGAGCATCTTTTGGTGCTAAAATCCATTCTCCCGCTTCAAGCAGATCAACATCTGTTCCACCATTTGCAGAGAATGCTTTTACAGCAATCCATTTTGCACCAGGTGCAACGCCAATCTGGTTTGCTCCGTTAGGTTCAGACCCTACCATCGTTCCGGTAGTATGTGATCCATGTCCTAAATCATCATACGGAGCTGCTTGTCCGCCAACTGCATCAAACCAGTTGTACTGATTATCAGGAGCATCTGGGTTTTGAGGATTATACCCTCTATATTTTGTTTTTAAAGCCGGGTGATTCCATTGAACACCTGTATCGATCGAAGCAATAACAGTACCAGAACCGTCAATGCCCATATTCCATACAGCAGGCGCTCCTACACGATCAATATTCCATTCTATGGATGATGTTTCGCTTTTCGGTTCAACTTGTAAAGAAGATTTTTTTTCTGGGATTTTAACTGAGCTTACAGGTTGAATTAGCTGTCTTGTTTCATTTGGAAGGACTTTTTCAACTTCAGGGAAAGCAGCAATTTGTTCCATAACTTCTTTCGTAGCCGTTACAGCCATGCCGTTAACAACATAGAAAGATTGGACTTTTTCCGCTTTTCCTGCCTTCTCTTGCTTCTCTAAATATTTTTTCACATGATCTTGAGTTTCGAGCGCTATTGCGCGAAGTGAGGAAACAACTGTGGAACGTTTCATTAACCTTGTTTGTTTTCCAGTTAACTTTTGTGTTTTAGCTTCTTTTACGGCAGCCTTTGCTACCTTTGCTGTATCTACTTGATCTTGAAACTTTATGAGGAAAGTAACTTTGTCCTTCTTACTAAATTGTTCATTGAGTTTTGAGGAGATCTTACTTTTCCCTCCATCGACTAGTGCCTTTCGTGCCGATGTGGAAGGTTTGTCTTTTGATACGGCATTTGCTTGAGACGGGAACATCATTGGTACGATCATTAAAAAAGTTAAAAATACGGATAACCATCTAAAATTTCTCCGTTTTTTACTCACGTTGCTTTTCCCTCCCTATTCATTTTTGTCGTACAAAATAACCAATAAAAAGTAAATCCCTATCACACCTCCTGTTTAAATTTTGAAAATTTAGTAATTCTTTGTTGTTAAATAAACGATAACGGATAAATGCTGTAAATAAATGTTAGAATTTGTCGTTTTAAAACGCTGAAAATGGAAAATAAACCCTTTGCACGAGTTCGATCTATTATATTTGCGACTATTTGAACCCATAGATTATTTATTTATGAAATTATTGTAGAAAATAATGTCTTAAGACTCAGTTCAAAGGAACCGACTTCAAAAAATTTATAGAGATTTGTAAAAAAATGAGAAAACATGCTTAGAAAATGATTCAATGTATCCTTTTTTAGCATATTGAAAATGGTGTAAAGATTGATTTTATTCAACATTCTCAAATTTAAAGAAGACTTCATCATACACATGACCTAGTTAAAAATAATAAAAACAAGGCATTTTTTCCTAATTTTGGAATTACTTTTATTTCTTATGGATTAGTGACAATCTCCTGCTTTCGTTTGTATACTTGTCCACAATGTCGTTTTTTGACAAAACAAAAAGCTCCCTCTTTTAAAGAGAGAACTTATAAAAAAAATTATTCAGGTCGATCCAGTGAAAATAATTCGCCGAGCTTTGTATAATTTGTACCTGCAAGTCTACCTACAGGACGTAATTTTCCAGCATGGATTTTCCCATCTTTATAAAGATCATCTGAGATATGATAGTGTACAACTTTCCCGATCAGGAGGTCTGTTGCAGGCTTTTCCGGTGTTCCTCCTAACGGAATAATCTGCTCTACCACGCATTCCATTCTTATATTTGCCTCAGCAATTCCAGGGATCTTTACTTTAATAGAATCAACTGGAGTTAATTTAGCAAGATCCACTTCACTTTCATCTGGCGGGAGATTTGCCGCCGTTTTGTTTACCGCCTCAATATACGATTCATCTGGAATATGAACAACAAACTCCCCTTTTGCTGCTGCGTTTCGCGATGTATCTTTTTGCACGCCATCTTTCCTGCCAATCGATATGGCGATAAGAGGCGGATCAGCTGTCAGCGCGTTAAAATAGCTAAAAGGTGCAGCATTAAGGACCCCTTCTTCTGATAAAGTACTTACAAAAGCAATCGGTCTTGGAATAATACTGCCGGTTAGAAACTTATAATTTTCTTTTAAGGAAAGCGTATTCGGGTCAATTGATTTCAATACAACCACCTGCTTTAATTAAAGTTTTTGCTGAACCAATCTGCTGCATCTTCCACTTCTGATCTTGATAACTGATGCCCCATCATCTCCCATTTCACATGTACAGCCGCTCCCGCTTCAGTTAACATTTTATCAAGTTCTTCCGTTTCTTCGGGAGGACAGATAGGATCATTTTTTCCCGCGCCAATAAAGATGGGCAAATTCGAGAGATCAGGTAATTCGATTCCTCTTATCGGTACCATCGGATGATGGAGAATGGCTCCTTTTAAAGCATTTTCATAATGAAAAATTAAACTGCCTGCGATGTTTGCTCCGTTCGAGTATCCGACAGCTACAACATTGCTCCGGTCAAAATCGTATTTCTTGGCAGACTCGTTTACAAAGTCATTCAGTTCTTTCGTTCGGAAAATAAGATCTTCTTCATCAAAAACTCCTTCTGATAAACGGCGGAAAAACCGAGGCATCCCGTTTTCAGAAACATTTCCGCGAACACTTATAACCGAAGACTCGGGTGAAATCATTTCTGCAAGAGTTAGCAGATCTTCTTCGTTACCTCCAGTTCCATGCAATAACAATAAAACCGGCTTCGATTCGTCAGTTCCTTTTTTAAACAAATGTTTCAATTAGTTGTCCTCCTCTAAAATTCTGGCTTCTGCTGGCAATAAGTGATTTTCGATTTGTTCACGATGCTCTTCGAGCCAAGGCGGAAGAAGTAATTTCCGGCCCAATTCTTCTTCTGTTTCATCACGTGTAAAACCTGGCGGATCAGTTGCTATTTCAAATAAGATGTGTCCCTCTTCCCGGAAATAGATCGCGTTAAAATATTGACGGTCAATGATGTCAGTTACATGCAATTCGTTTGAACTCACATACTCCTGCCACTCTTTATGCTCATCATAGTCTTTTGCTCTCCATGCGATATGGTGAACTGTCCCTACTCCGCTAATTCCTCTTGGTTCTGGAGATAATTTGATATCAATAATGTTCCCTAAATCTCCATTTGCTTTAAAGCGGATATAGTCTCCATCCTGGCCGAGATCTTCAAGCCCCATTACATCAGTTAAAACTGCTGCTGTTTGCTGAGGAGCTGCAGAAAGTAAGATTGCCCCGCCGAAGCCTTTTATTGCATATTCTTGTTTAACACCGCCAAAGCTCCATTCGCTCTTTTCAGCTTCGCGTCTTGCTACAAGTTCTAAATGCAAGCCATGAGGATCTATGAATTGGAGAGACTCTTCTTGAAATCGAGTTGTTTTTTTATATTCTACTTTAAACTGAACAAGTCTCTCTTCCCAAAATGGAAGTGCTCCTTCTGGCACGACAAATGTTGTCGTTCCTACTTGACCTGAACCGACTCTGCCTCGATAAGCATCCGGCCAAGGAAAAAATGTCATGATTGTTCCGGGCTTACCTGTTTCGTTTCCAAAATATAAATGATATGTTCCTGGATCATCAAAGTTAACGGTTTTCTTTACAAGTCTAAGACCGAGCACTCCTGCATAGAAGTCCACGTTCTCTTGAGGATTTCCTACAATAGCAGTGATATGGTGAATTCCTGCGGTTTTCATAAAAAGAAACATCCTTTCAATTTATCTAACTTATCTTTTGTAAGTTAAGTGTAAATTATATCACTTACTTTTGTCAAGTAACTATATTAATCCGTAAATTCGAATGACTTTATTCTGGTTTTCTATTGTACGAAATCCACTCTATTTAGCCTTTCCCTAAACAATGAGGATGGAAACGGGAACCCTGCTGCCTCTTATAACTGAAAATCTTCTTTCGTGGTTAATAATCAGTGGCAATTCAGAGAGGTGAACTTAAAACGATGAGTGGAAATTCAGTATAAGGGCTAAAAAATAAAAAACTCTACATCAGGAAAACACAACAGAGGAATTAAATTAAGAATCAAACAAAAATTATAGGTAATCAAACAAAAAACGGTATCGATCAAACAAAAATAAGATTAAATTAAACAAATGTTTAATTTTCACATCTTTAATGTACACCTGAAAACGACACAGCCTTTATAAATCGAAAGAGGCTGTTCCAAAGTAAAAAACTTTTGGCCAGCCTCTAATAAAAGTTATGTATTTGTAGGGGGTCTGTCCCCGGGACAGACCCCCCTTTTTAGTTCAATTAAAAGTCAAAAGTATCTGGATCTGGTCCGATTCGGCGGTCTTCGTTCAATGCGTCTATTTTCGCCATATCATCAACAGATAATTCAAAATCAAAAATGTCTGCATTCTCAACAATACGGTGCTGTTTTACTGATTTTGGAATGGTAACCACTCCATTTTGCAGG
Protein-coding sequences here:
- a CDS encoding class I SAM-dependent methyltransferase; amino-acid sequence: MNSLKQSFNYIASSYEKYRPNYPNEMFTDIMQYANLDRNDSLLEIGCGTGKATEGFLNMGYENITCIEYGENLAKLTKEKFLNYPDVHVIHSPFEGWESKDALYSLAFSGTAFHFIPAQIGYPKAASCLKEDGVIAFFWFEHVSSEEPVYQEISAIYKKHAPHLDDRDVPAVEEVIENRSLQTTESEHFHQLKVHTYKWEQLYKPEEYIGLLNTHSGHQVLPVEQKQALYDGIEEVIMKHGGQITKQHVVALYLARKK
- a CDS encoding MarR family winged helix-turn-helix transcriptional regulator; amino-acid sequence: MEEVRNLLHGINRKYNLLLKNYCKEVEGNISLVHCQILFELQHHNQPSMQQVADLIGADITTFSRQIQSLMKADLVKKSANPDDKRIYFLTLTEKGKQTAEKIDLLMKESLTDGFSHLSEFERSTVMHSLKLVTQQMRPPSPL
- a CDS encoding XRE family transcriptional regulator; translation: MEKVEQKRSKLGRWLERHNRDTDWLIRASGIERKVAENLAKNPNKNPRMITIRKVLSAVKRVDPTIKLSDLWDIK
- a CDS encoding fatty acid desaturase — translated: MNEHSKYDIREWKKKLAPFERPRISASVWQLINSVGPFLVLWVLAYLSLNISFWLTLVCAVPAAGFLVRTFIIFHDCTHYSFFKSRKMNQIVGMFTGLFTFCSYEQWKNSHATHHATNGNLEKRGVGDVWTMTLQEYADASWLKRLQYRVYRNPIVLFLIGPLYIFLIEYRFNAKNASKKERIHVWITNVVLVSIVLAVGFTIGWKAFLLVELPIFYIATFSGVWLFYVQHQFEDGYFENNEKWNYVEAALKGSSFYKLPKVLQWFTGNIGFHHVHHLNSRVPNYHLEKAHKSDPRLQDVPTLTLLSSLKSLNFKLWCEQSKKFIGNRDIRNFIRKNKTA
- a CDS encoding S8 family serine peptidase; the protein is MSKKRRNFRWLSVFLTFLMIVPMMFPSQANAVSKDKPSTSARKALVDGGKSKISSKLNEQFSKKDKVTFLIKFQDQVDTAKVAKAAVKEAKTQKLTGKQTRLMKRSTVVSSLRAIALETQDHVKKYLEKQEKAGKAEKVQSFYVVNGMAVTATKEVMEQIAAFPEVEKVLPNETRQLIQPVSSVKIPEKKSSLQVEPKSETSSIEWNIDRVGAPAVWNMGIDGSGTVIASIDTGVQWNHPALKTKYRGYNPQNPDAPDNQYNWFDAVGGQAAPYDDLGHGSHTTGTMVGSEPNGANQIGVAPGAKWIAVKAFSANGGTDVDLLEAGEWILAPKDAQGNPHPEKAPDVVNNSWGGGPGLDEWYREMVAAWRAADIFPEFSAGNTTIFNPGGPGSVATPANYPESFATGATDINDHLASFSLQGPSPYDETKPEISAPGVNIRSSVPGSDYEGGWNGTSMAGPHVTAIAAMLRQVDANLSVEEMEEILMSTATPLTDATFPESPNNGYGHGLVNAFTAVSSVITGLGRIEGTVTKHGEDNVAPSITHEGPSQSYKGMPINLEAQASDDISVTSVVLSYLNEDGSWTDIAAERTSGDYKSGTYTAVLPGSALNGDQIVYKWKATDYGGNETSTDNYTVSLLPGISVGYEEDFEGDATGWSSYGANNSWEKGMPTSGPGAANSGTNVYATNLDGNYDNKANMTLVMPPVDLPEGDSYLQFKQWHDLERNYDYGHVFVSTDMENWTQKLRVNSTSGGWIDGEVNLSEYAGQRVYIAFNVTTDGSVVKAGWYLDDVKLQSQPLSTAQKAKVTAAPAVEKLASAEAKPKVDPAKILPVEPILKKDSVKDNAAPMVLPIQAEVSVLETGRSVYTNPQDGSYGMTHAAGTFTVMAEAYGYRSASQTVNIESDGVAAANFTLEEIPKGTVSGSVTNQVTGEPVAGATVMLMEDAAVAPVETAADGSYEMTAYEGDYTLKIVAPSYYSQEVSVTVNGGDNTEQDIALKPFIGYPGEIGYDDGTAENARAFYDAGNGWAVKMSLASGNERAMVTGGLFRFWDTEWPIPGGTDFQVAVYDASGPDGTPGKKLAGPFNETALRNGEWTHIDLSEHGIMVEGDFYMVYIQSQPNPNTPGLGTDEDGEWSGRSYQLVGGAWSPSPEDEGNYMIRATVNYEVTAPVITSPADGSFTNDENVTVSGTAAPTTTVKIFNNGEEVASAATTDEGTFSADLTLNDGANRLTAKAVTESGSTDESAPVTVTLDQAKPRVTITSPTDGMKTNRESVTVKGNVNEANLDWVKVNGQKAKVDADGNYSHRMLLDEGENVIKVVAQDKAGNRHSKSVKVYAKFEAPVVQNLKPDTDKQLKSGESVKIEFDSEPGLDAVFVIHMPLTNASITANATELPMRETSEGHYEGYYTATSNVKAPGAVVEVIASDDYGNETHETAAGKLYINAKK
- a CDS encoding flavin reductase family protein; its protein translation is MKSIDPNTLSLKENYKFLTGSIIPRPIAFVSTLSEEGVLNAAPFSYFNALTADPPLIAISIGRKDGVQKDTSRNAAAKGEFVVHIPDESYIEAVNKTAANLPPDESEVDLAKLTPVDSIKVKIPGIAEANIRMECVVEQIIPLGGTPEKPATDLLIGKVVHYHISDDLYKDGKIHAGKLRPVGRLAGTNYTKLGELFSLDRPE
- a CDS encoding alpha/beta hydrolase, producing MKHLFKKGTDESKPVLLLLHGTGGNEEDLLTLAEMISPESSVISVRGNVSENGMPRFFRRLSEGVFDEEDLIFRTKELNDFVNESAKKYDFDRSNVVAVGYSNGANIAGSLIFHYENALKGAILHHPMVPIRGIELPDLSNLPIFIGAGKNDPICPPEETEELDKMLTEAGAAVHVKWEMMGHQLSRSEVEDAADWFSKNFN